The following proteins are encoded in a genomic region of Zea mays cultivar B73 chromosome 9, Zm-B73-REFERENCE-NAM-5.0, whole genome shotgun sequence:
- the LOC542215 gene encoding glutamine synthetase root isozyme 5 isoform X1 has protein sequence MAGSKDHTKISTTNIIKPAMEALPADDQRPFEDLVMRDEKEVMRQWNEQRDKEEAELLHKLSERRKEAADKYLSHFTVDRHQKIVRQGEIDMESLLPPLQGPAVMCDCYTPQGEPIPSNKRYKAATVFSHPDVAAEVPWYGIEQEYTLLQKDVSWPLGWPVGGYPGPQGPYYCAAGADKAFGRDVVDAHYKACLYAGINISGINGEVMPGQWEFQVGPSVGISAGDEIWVARYILERITEMAGIVLSLDPKPIKGDWNGAGAHTNYSTKSMREAGGYEVIKEAIEKLGKRHREHIAAYGEGNERRLTGRHETADINTFKWGVANRGASIRVGRDTEKEGKGYFEDRRPASNMDPYVVTGMIADTTILWKGN, from the exons atggccggttctaaggatcacaccaagatctccactaccaacatcatcaagccggccatggaggcgctcccggctgatgaccaaaggccctttgaagacctcgtaatgcgcgatgagaaggaggtgatgcggcaatggaacgaacaacgcgacaaggaagaggcggaactgctacataaactctccgaacggcgcaaggaggcggcggacaagtacttgtcacacttcacggtagatcgccaccagaagatcgtccgccaaggggagatcgatatggaatctctcctacctccacttcagggtcccgct GTGATGTGTGACTGCTACACGCCACAAGGCGAGCCAATCCCCAGTAACAAGAGGTACAAAGCTGCCACGGTTTTCAGCCACCCCGATGTTGCAGCTGAGGTGCCATG GTACGGTATTGAGCAGGAGTACACTCTCCTTCAGAAGGATGTGAGCTGGCCCCTTGGCTGGCCTGTTGGTGGATACCCTGGTCCCCAG GGACCATACTACTGTGCTGCCGGTGCCGATAAGGCCTTTGGGCGCGACGTGGTTGACGCCCACTACAAAGCCTGCCTCTACGCCGGCATCAACATCAGCGGCATCAACGGCGAAGTCATGCCTGGACAG TGGGAGTTCCAAGTCGGGCCGTCCGTTGGGATCTCTGCCGGCGACGAGATATGGGTCGCCCGCTACATTCTCGAG AGGATCACTGAGATGGCCGGAATCGTTCTCTCCCTCGACCCGAAGCCGATCAAG GGTGACTGGAACGGCGCCGGCGCTCACACCAACTACAGCACCAAGTCGATGAGGGAGGCCGGTGGCTACGAGGTGATCAAGGAGGCGATCGAGAAGCTGGGGAAGAGGCACAGGGAGCACATCGCCGCGTACGGCGAGGGCAACGAGCGCCGCCTCACGGGCCGCCACGAGACCGCCGACATCAACACCTTCAAATGG GGCGTGGCGAACCGCGGCGCGTCCATCCGCGTCGGCCGCGACACCGAGAAGGAGGGCAAGGGATATTTCGAGGACCGCAGGCCGGCTTCCAACATGGACCCCTACGTCGTCACCGGCATGATCGCCGACACCACCATCCTGTGGAAGGGAAACTGA
- the LOC542215 gene encoding glutamine synthetase root isozyme 5 isoform X2 — translation MASLTDLVNLDLSDCTDRIIAEYIWVGGSGIDLRSKARVMCDCYTPQGEPIPSNKRYKAATVFSHPDVAAEVPWYGIEQEYTLLQKDVSWPLGWPVGGYPGPQGPYYCAAGADKAFGRDVVDAHYKACLYAGINISGINGEVMPGQWEFQVGPSVGISAGDEIWVARYILERITEMAGIVLSLDPKPIKGDWNGAGAHTNYSTKSMREAGGYEVIKEAIEKLGKRHREHIAAYGEGNERRLTGRHETADINTFKWGVANRGASIRVGRDTEKEGKGYFEDRRPASNMDPYVVTGMIADTTILWKGN, via the exons ATGGCCAGCCTCACTGACCTCGTCAACCTCGACCTGAGTGACTGCACCGACAGGATCATCGCCGAGTACATCTG GGTTGGAGGATCCGGCATAGACCTCAGGAGCAAAGCAAGG GTGATGTGTGACTGCTACACGCCACAAGGCGAGCCAATCCCCAGTAACAAGAGGTACAAAGCTGCCACGGTTTTCAGCCACCCCGATGTTGCAGCTGAGGTGCCATG GTACGGTATTGAGCAGGAGTACACTCTCCTTCAGAAGGATGTGAGCTGGCCCCTTGGCTGGCCTGTTGGTGGATACCCTGGTCCCCAG GGACCATACTACTGTGCTGCCGGTGCCGATAAGGCCTTTGGGCGCGACGTGGTTGACGCCCACTACAAAGCCTGCCTCTACGCCGGCATCAACATCAGCGGCATCAACGGCGAAGTCATGCCTGGACAG TGGGAGTTCCAAGTCGGGCCGTCCGTTGGGATCTCTGCCGGCGACGAGATATGGGTCGCCCGCTACATTCTCGAG AGGATCACTGAGATGGCCGGAATCGTTCTCTCCCTCGACCCGAAGCCGATCAAG GGTGACTGGAACGGCGCCGGCGCTCACACCAACTACAGCACCAAGTCGATGAGGGAGGCCGGTGGCTACGAGGTGATCAAGGAGGCGATCGAGAAGCTGGGGAAGAGGCACAGGGAGCACATCGCCGCGTACGGCGAGGGCAACGAGCGCCGCCTCACGGGCCGCCACGAGACCGCCGACATCAACACCTTCAAATGG GGCGTGGCGAACCGCGGCGCGTCCATCCGCGTCGGCCGCGACACCGAGAAGGAGGGCAAGGGATATTTCGAGGACCGCAGGCCGGCTTCCAACATGGACCCCTACGTCGTCACCGGCATGATCGCCGACACCACCATCCTGTGGAAGGGAAACTGA
- the LOC542215 gene encoding glutamine synthetase root isozyme 5, whose amino-acid sequence MASLTDLVNLDLSDCTDRIIAEYIWVGGSGIDLRSKARTVKGPITDPSQLPKWNYDGSSTGQAPGEDSEVIFYPQAIFKDPFRKGNNILVMCDCYTPQGEPIPSNKRYKAATVFSHPDVAAEVPWYGIEQEYTLLQKDVSWPLGWPVGGYPGPQGPYYCAAGADKAFGRDVVDAHYKACLYAGINISGINGEVMPGQWEFQVGPSVGISAGDEIWVARYILERITEMAGIVLSLDPKPIKGDWNGAGAHTNYSTKSMREAGGYEVIKEAIEKLGKRHREHIAAYGEGNERRLTGRHETADINTFKWGVANRGASIRVGRDTEKEGKGYFEDRRPASNMDPYVVTGMIADTTILWKGN is encoded by the exons ATGGCCAGCCTCACTGACCTCGTCAACCTCGACCTGAGTGACTGCACCGACAGGATCATCGCCGAGTACATCTG GGTTGGAGGATCCGGCATAGACCTCAGGAGCAAAGCAAGG ACGGTGAAAGGCCCCATCACCGATCCGAGCCAGCTGCCAAAATGGAACTACGACGGCTCCAGCACCGGGCAGGCTCCCGGAGAGGACAGCGAAGTCATCT tcta CCCTCAAGCCATTTTCAAGGACCCGTTCAGGAAGGGTAACAACATCCTT GTGATGTGTGACTGCTACACGCCACAAGGCGAGCCAATCCCCAGTAACAAGAGGTACAAAGCTGCCACGGTTTTCAGCCACCCCGATGTTGCAGCTGAGGTGCCATG GTACGGTATTGAGCAGGAGTACACTCTCCTTCAGAAGGATGTGAGCTGGCCCCTTGGCTGGCCTGTTGGTGGATACCCTGGTCCCCAG GGACCATACTACTGTGCTGCCGGTGCCGATAAGGCCTTTGGGCGCGACGTGGTTGACGCCCACTACAAAGCCTGCCTCTACGCCGGCATCAACATCAGCGGCATCAACGGCGAAGTCATGCCTGGACAG TGGGAGTTCCAAGTCGGGCCGTCCGTTGGGATCTCTGCCGGCGACGAGATATGGGTCGCCCGCTACATTCTCGAG AGGATCACTGAGATGGCCGGAATCGTTCTCTCCCTCGACCCGAAGCCGATCAAG GGTGACTGGAACGGCGCCGGCGCTCACACCAACTACAGCACCAAGTCGATGAGGGAGGCCGGTGGCTACGAGGTGATCAAGGAGGCGATCGAGAAGCTGGGGAAGAGGCACAGGGAGCACATCGCCGCGTACGGCGAGGGCAACGAGCGCCGCCTCACGGGCCGCCACGAGACCGCCGACATCAACACCTTCAAATGG GGCGTGGCGAACCGCGGCGCGTCCATCCGCGTCGGCCGCGACACCGAGAAGGAGGGCAAGGGATATTTCGAGGACCGCAGGCCGGCTTCCAACATGGACCCCTACGTCGTCACCGGCATGATCGCCGACACCACCATCCTGTGGAAGGGAAACTGA